Proteins co-encoded in one Natronorubrum daqingense genomic window:
- a CDS encoding S8 family peptidase, whose translation MKQTRRQLLTTLGATAAATTIPSFVNLSGWTWGDSQTLTTAALDADLGTFGSDADPSFLIHYEDDSQYRDLESWVNSNGDIKRDLEHVNLMVISASWEDIGLRERGYGAVSINQLSGGLQANDYVDYIDGNFEVDLPTPIDELDAEDEWSFDADISWPQRASLMASTLEWSPSPSGIDGLAFDGDAPETDLTDSRELVRADDDLIDEIDTGDLTIAVIDTGVDDGSTFGDRILEESTDFTSSDDPTGVDVVEDSDGHGTWVAVCMAGEDGFLPDADILALKALDDGGGETGDIVAAVDKAIEEEVDVACLSLGSPLPSPALAEALADAYDAGVLCVVAVGNDRYGSVFTNAPASSTDGFGVQACNVPEDGDRADTQLAYFGNIGPDPQTGVNPELAAPGMAITADLPGGESTLSGTSMSAPHVAGGAGLVIASEETDVDETWGRLTKTGYPLEHAGETEAEYGLLDVQAAIDNEEPDEDREDVRSSEAQVRDEFNRLLSNVLG comes from the coding sequence ATGAAACAAACACGAAGACAATTACTGACGACCCTTGGAGCAACGGCAGCGGCCACGACCATTCCCTCGTTCGTGAACCTATCTGGGTGGACGTGGGGTGACAGCCAGACACTGACGACGGCAGCACTCGACGCCGATCTCGGGACCTTCGGCAGTGACGCCGATCCATCGTTCCTGATTCACTACGAGGATGATAGCCAATATCGCGACCTCGAGAGTTGGGTCAATAGCAATGGAGACATCAAACGCGACCTCGAGCACGTCAATCTGATGGTCATCTCGGCGTCGTGGGAGGACATCGGACTCCGTGAACGCGGCTACGGGGCTGTATCGATCAACCAGCTCTCGGGGGGCCTGCAAGCCAACGACTACGTCGACTACATTGACGGCAATTTCGAGGTTGATCTGCCGACGCCGATCGACGAACTCGACGCCGAAGACGAGTGGTCGTTCGATGCCGATATTAGTTGGCCCCAACGGGCGTCGTTGATGGCGTCAACTCTCGAATGGAGCCCGTCACCGTCAGGGATTGATGGGCTGGCGTTCGATGGTGATGCGCCTGAAACGGATCTGACCGACTCTCGAGAATTAGTCCGCGCGGACGACGACCTAATCGACGAGATTGACACCGGAGACCTCACCATTGCGGTGATCGACACAGGCGTCGATGACGGGTCGACGTTTGGCGACCGAATTCTCGAGGAGTCTACGGACTTCACGAGCAGCGATGATCCAACGGGCGTCGACGTTGTCGAAGACAGTGATGGTCACGGCACATGGGTCGCTGTGTGCATGGCTGGCGAAGATGGATTCCTTCCCGATGCGGATATCCTGGCACTGAAAGCACTCGATGATGGCGGCGGTGAGACGGGTGATATCGTCGCAGCGGTAGATAAGGCAATCGAGGAGGAAGTAGATGTCGCCTGCCTCTCGCTCGGCTCACCACTACCATCACCCGCGCTCGCGGAAGCCCTCGCGGACGCGTACGATGCAGGTGTACTGTGTGTCGTGGCTGTCGGGAACGATCGGTACGGTTCAGTGTTCACGAACGCCCCAGCGTCCTCAACTGACGGTTTCGGCGTCCAGGCGTGCAACGTGCCAGAGGACGGCGACCGCGCTGACACGCAACTTGCCTACTTCGGAAATATCGGTCCCGACCCACAGACTGGTGTCAATCCAGAACTTGCAGCGCCGGGGATGGCCATCACGGCCGACTTACCGGGCGGCGAGTCAACCCTCTCTGGGACCTCGATGAGCGCCCCACACGTCGCTGGCGGTGCCGGATTGGTTATCGCGAGCGAGGAGACGGATGTCGATGAGACGTGGGGTCGACTGACGAAGACAGGCTATCCGCTCGAACACGCAGGTGAGACGGAAGCCGAGTACGGTCTGCTCGACGTGCAGGCTGCAATCGATAACGAAGAACCAGACGAAGATCGGGAAGACGTTCGGTCTTCGGAAGCGCAAGTGCGTGACGAGTTCAACCGTCTCCTGTCGAACGTTCTCGGGTGA
- a CDS encoding DUF7718 family protein, with translation MDPVNETEYTNEIAPPYTRIRTYFATDRGQVIRFVVKLEYNISNNTALLEKWEEVARFDHNPESQDGHDITDEGLHMDLIEPNGDDRRAWGFPDVPINDAPRWCESYFESNHRRLTKRFAKEIGIEKWNLPTRR, from the coding sequence ATGGACCCCGTCAACGAAACAGAGTATACGAACGAAATCGCGCCACCATATACGCGGATTCGTACGTACTTCGCGACTGATCGGGGCCAAGTCATTCGTTTTGTCGTGAAACTCGAGTACAACATCTCAAACAATACAGCCCTCCTCGAGAAGTGGGAAGAGGTCGCCCGATTTGATCACAACCCAGAGTCACAGGACGGTCACGATATCACGGATGAAGGTCTCCATATGGATCTTATCGAACCGAATGGGGACGATCGGCGTGCATGGGGGTTTCCCGACGTTCCAATTAATGACGCTCCTCGATGGTGTGAGAGTTACTTCGAATCAAATCACCGGCGCTTGACAAAGCGATTCGCAAAAGAAATCGGAATAGAAAAGTGGAATTTACCTACTCGTCGATAG
- a CDS encoding homing endonuclease associated repeat-containing protein yields MTNNQSFHNHEYLSDADPLADLQRLADEHGQPVLLEDVEEHGEYDPSTYFRRFESWFDARKEAGLNPEDIRPGRRVDEDDLIDAVRDLAVELGRPPSQSEMNQRGEHSITPYLRRWGTWPKALEAAGMEIVD; encoded by the coding sequence TTGACGAATAATCAAAGTTTTCACAACCACGAATATCTCTCCGACGCGGACCCCCTCGCCGATCTCCAGCGACTAGCGGATGAACACGGCCAGCCAGTGCTTCTTGAAGACGTTGAGGAACACGGCGAATACGACCCATCGACCTATTTTCGACGATTCGAGTCGTGGTTTGATGCACGCAAAGAGGCAGGGCTCAACCCAGAGGATATTCGACCTGGGCGACGCGTCGACGAGGACGACCTGATCGACGCGGTTCGCGACCTCGCAGTGGAACTCGGCCGGCCGCCGTCACAGTCGGAGATGAATCAACGCGGTGAGCACTCTATCACGCCGTACCTGCGCCGATGGGGAACGTGGCCGAAGGCGCTCGAGGCCGCTGGCATGGAGATAGTGGACTGA
- a CDS encoding winged helix-turn-helix domain-containing protein yields the protein MRQEAEWMVPSDDKILELIREYGNLTPTAIEDLGGPSAGHARNRCPVLAKYGLVDRISRGLYGITEEGEAYLNEELDASELKQNEDTQ from the coding sequence ATGCGCCAGGAAGCTGAGTGGATGGTTCCGTCGGACGATAAAATTCTGGAACTCATTCGTGAGTATGGCAATTTAACTCCGACAGCAATCGAAGATCTTGGCGGGCCTAGCGCTGGCCATGCCCGAAATCGGTGCCCTGTGCTTGCCAAATATGGATTGGTTGATCGAATCTCCCGCGGCCTCTATGGGATTACTGAGGAAGGGGAAGCTTATCTCAATGAGGAACTTGACGCGAGCGAACTCAAGCAAAATGAGGATACACAGTAA
- a CDS encoding transposase, with protein sequence MRNTDQTAIGVDLGEYNLYTACPVGMPDWKGAYTICGDELCTRLDELREQVITLLGSDYDRDTVVAYVTQRRNALLEDLDSAARELCEYASAYDYPVLVTEDSHYQPDLWAWLTNSNAHRGTAWVLPMAHLRLRAVADEYDIEVGTVPEEYSSQECHDCSVIGERPLNRTFRCTNPDCHVETVYADYNAANVLAQRHYSGQRCAYRPPISVTVGERPALVADGGSPQPSRRDV encoded by the coding sequence ATGCGTAACACCGACCAAACGGCGATCGGCGTCGACCTCGGCGAGTACAACCTGTACACCGCCTGCCCAGTAGGGATGCCCGATTGGAAGGGTGCCTACACGATCTGCGGCGATGAGTTGTGTACGCGCCTGGACGAACTCCGCGAGCAGGTCATCACACTGCTTGGCAGCGACTACGACCGCGACACGGTCGTCGCGTACGTCACCCAGCGGCGCAACGCACTGCTCGAGGACCTTGATAGCGCAGCGAGAGAACTGTGCGAGTACGCGAGCGCGTACGACTACCCCGTGCTGGTCACCGAGGACAGCCACTACCAGCCAGACCTCTGGGCATGGCTTACCAACTCGAACGCCCACCGCGGAACGGCGTGGGTCCTTCCGATGGCCCACCTGCGTCTTCGGGCGGTTGCTGACGAGTACGACATCGAGGTCGGAACAGTGCCTGAGGAGTACTCTTCCCAGGAATGCCACGACTGTAGCGTCATCGGTGAGCGGCCGCTGAACCGGACCTTCCGTTGTACCAACCCAGACTGTCACGTCGAAACAGTCTACGCCGACTACAACGCTGCGAACGTCCTCGCACAACGGCACTACTCCGGCCAGCGATGTGCATACCGACCCCCGATCTCGGTCACGGTGGGTGAACGTCCAGCCCTCGTCGCCGACGGTGGCTCGCCACAGCCGTCACGGAGAGATGTGTAA
- a CDS encoding DedA family protein yields MPVLEQLIESGFTLLLIFDEPALFLLFVLKGAIIGKIFPTSLLLPGYLIAISASSRLIAISILVASFGYVTGQLIIYHISNSRGIDAINALPNVSVSDEQIMKAEYYFQQYSGIGIFVTNLAPFVGSFIMIPAGMTSYPITRTTFYALTSTVLNYIIIVLISFESIELLGIL; encoded by the coding sequence ATGCCCGTTCTTGAACAGCTAATCGAATCAGGCTTCACTCTTTTATTAATTTTTGACGAGCCTGCACTATTCCTATTGTTTGTGCTGAAAGGTGCAATAATAGGGAAAATATTCCCCACATCGCTTCTTTTGCCAGGATACCTCATTGCTATTTCAGCATCCTCAAGATTAATCGCTATTAGTATACTCGTTGCTTCGTTTGGATATGTAACTGGCCAACTCATCATATATCACATATCTAATAGTCGTGGAATAGATGCGATTAACGCGCTTCCAAATGTTTCTGTGTCGGATGAACAGATAATGAAAGCTGAATACTATTTTCAACAATACAGTGGTATCGGTATCTTTGTTACGAATCTCGCCCCCTTTGTCGGATCCTTCATCATGATTCCTGCAGGCATGACTTCCTATCCAATTACTCGTACTACCTTTTACGCGCTCACGTCCACAGTTCTAAATTATATTATTATTGTATTGATTAGCTTCGAATCCATCGAACTTCTTGGAATACTGTAA
- a CDS encoding ribbon-helix-helix domain-containing protein, producing MSTDAEDNGDMVKLNVKVPKRLLEELDELAQELNYTNRSEFIREVLRDTTEPILTPGAQEGVSEGYADIAAGRTLSTDEARERLGIDEE from the coding sequence ATGAGTACCGACGCGGAAGACAACGGCGACATGGTGAAACTCAACGTCAAAGTTCCCAAGCGTCTTTTGGAAGAGCTAGACGAATTGGCACAGGAACTGAATTACACCAACCGCTCGGAGTTCATCCGTGAGGTACTGCGTGACACCACGGAGCCGATTTTGACGCCTGGAGCACAGGAGGGTGTCTCTGAGGGGTATGCGGACATCGCGGCGGGGCGGACACTGTCCACGGATGAGGCTCGAGAACGCCTTGGAATCGACGAGGAGTGA
- a CDS encoding type II toxin-antitoxin system RelE family toxin, with amino-acid sequence MAHEIVLTETLVETLEQFETEDAKRIINKLEDIGDFPEHFLDRLKNHPGYKLRVGDFRVLIDWDKDNETIYAIDAFERKKEYRELGKYREVWGSWRDE; translated from the coding sequence GTGGCCCACGAGATCGTCCTGACGGAGACGCTGGTTGAAACGCTGGAGCAGTTCGAAACAGAAGACGCGAAACGAATCATCAACAAACTCGAGGATATCGGTGACTTTCCTGAGCACTTTCTCGATAGACTGAAAAACCATCCCGGATACAAGCTTCGAGTTGGTGACTTCCGGGTCCTGATTGACTGGGACAAAGACAACGAGACGATCTACGCTATCGACGCTTTCGAGCGAAAGAAGGAATACCGGGAACTCGGAAAATACCGTGAAGTTTGGGGGTCTTGGCGCGACGAGTAA
- a CDS encoding Cdc6/Cdc18 family protein, protein MRSYSDQDILRDRAPLRDDHAPETIRHRDDEQTHLASLLSPDVAGGIVEVALVHGPPGVGKTCTVEAVIHEVDAEFDAIQTVMADCWTDHKRSRVLYTILEQLVGSTTARRDSTPADELLYQIKDAIDGPTVIFLDEADKLVDDLVLRDLYEIPDVRLLLAANNPHQVVGDIEPRVYSRIGTATRVKFDPYHDSELRSILDDRIRAAGVQSGLVDRQTLETISDRAERDARRAIAILRNSVDAVATGDVESITDDVISAATVSAKEDIARARISSLTADQRVVLDVLFESGPATSGSIHEEYASQVTNECGARTVRGWLGEKFQQYNLVCVLEDRHPQEYALTDAARAILR, encoded by the coding sequence ATGCGCTCCTATTCGGACCAAGATATTCTTCGCGATCGGGCACCCTTACGTGATGATCACGCACCCGAGACGATTCGTCATCGCGACGACGAGCAGACACACCTTGCCTCGTTACTCTCCCCGGATGTTGCTGGCGGCATCGTCGAGGTTGCATTAGTCCACGGCCCGCCTGGTGTCGGGAAGACGTGTACCGTTGAGGCCGTGATCCACGAGGTTGACGCCGAGTTCGACGCCATCCAGACCGTCATGGCCGACTGCTGGACGGATCACAAACGCTCTCGAGTGCTGTATACCATCCTCGAGCAACTGGTGGGCTCAACCACGGCTCGTCGCGATTCGACGCCAGCCGACGAACTGCTCTATCAGATCAAGGACGCGATTGACGGGCCGACGGTGATCTTCCTCGACGAAGCGGACAAGCTCGTCGACGATCTCGTTTTGCGCGACCTCTATGAAATCCCGGATGTGCGATTGCTGTTGGCAGCGAACAACCCACATCAGGTCGTCGGCGATATCGAGCCGCGAGTCTATTCGCGAATCGGGACGGCGACGCGTGTTAAATTCGACCCGTATCACGACAGTGAGTTACGCTCGATTCTGGATGATCGGATTCGGGCTGCGGGCGTCCAATCCGGACTTGTGGACCGGCAGACGCTCGAGACGATTTCCGATCGGGCAGAGCGGGATGCTCGCAGAGCAATCGCCATTTTGCGAAACTCTGTGGACGCTGTCGCGACCGGTGATGTCGAGTCGATCACCGATGATGTGATCTCGGCGGCGACCGTCAGCGCAAAGGAGGATATCGCCCGCGCACGGATTTCGTCACTAACGGCCGATCAGCGGGTTGTGCTCGACGTACTCTTTGAGAGTGGTCCGGCGACCAGCGGGTCGATTCACGAGGAATACGCGAGTCAGGTGACAAACGAGTGTGGTGCCCGCACTGTTCGTGGCTGGCTCGGTGAGAAGTTCCAGCAGTACAATCTGGTGTGTGTACTCGAAGATCGGCATCCACAGGAGTACGCGTTGACTGACGCGGCGCGGGCGATTTTGCGTTAA
- a CDS encoding Eco57I restriction-modification methylase domain-containing protein, protein MSSGLDLSDAENERLQDILNEYAAIYREIDFEDRAEPDVVPRLINHLFINVLGHGESHYEQENDWNDIIFRDDDGNAVIVVEAKRRSINVEEGVEQGFEYCGERNYVEYFVSTNIDKFRLYKTCSPDDEDAITHGGFTAKLIADINFEALVNADTGRALTSEVDIAEYQDLLELNKLRREEVADISKFDEFDLPSGQIQSVSTDGGFENLLNALEKAINEYFMPYSLKKFDEFEEKHHALSERHQQLTDEIDTVRSPDSTNEEEVAELRQQISELKEDWEPYRRFWEDYKVWKQLSNRVGEEEAENKRIFCRESVYTQINKILFIRIAEDKNLLNTMVSNGGVHRYFDFWSDYAKYTGPQRDYRDLFDAACTEMTEIYEHLFSGSIFDWELRNGGGLNEIFQKTFWHLNHYDFEGVDRDLLGTLYEQHLPKEERQTLGEFYTPTEVVNFILDRLDYTADKPIENKDVLDPATGSGTFLVQAANRLVGRLESKGVEPKEALEIVQKRLHGLDINPFAVNIAQINLVFQIVDLYRDVKEEHPEYTIDNFKIYQTDSLKRGVDTKISGFHSDSIIRKYQQDKQEADAIKSGSYDIVVGNPPYVYYNDIPKGQRETYNKAFPSAAHRQYDMLILFIDSVRDWLNPGGEVGYITSNKFITNQYGEKLRKNLPRYVYLKEFIDFADAGVFEDAVNYPCVFVMERKTSEEEANTEEYKFPFVGVEEEMGDVAALLNHIKGHLGEEYSDEYINAFPVSSESLEEQSWKMIPSEDSTVLNAIQDGSGNQEFANLCDRIETGMQPGRLPPYLVTDEVIKEKDLEEEIIYPVLEGKEIRRWREPTPTRKVIYAHSDLDIDDYPNIKEHLRGYREELEERTTINNWWELRRGRPGAVTDEKKIITPDIAYYNNFTFVDGEIHLLNTIYYAVPKNEADYDFLAGLSNSIVMQFYMRMEAPTYRGSYLRYYGNVWGSLPLPDSDGSGLKEDIAEKTQEIIDFVNSLETADEVLQNPRKVYESFDVETLPLTEHRAIKSFNLSSVKIEEPVVDGNKITFQNLSVEIEFFDEYSEFQELVLEFLNVKTFEMADEIKKIELPEDESVLPEIMERLQLIQVELEDAGAEMRGLQEELDNLVMDLYGFDDEARELIRERTEAPTNPLDTRVVLD, encoded by the coding sequence ATGTCTTCCGGGCTGGATCTTTCGGATGCGGAGAACGAACGCCTCCAGGATATTCTCAACGAGTATGCGGCTATTTACCGTGAGATCGACTTCGAGGACAGAGCTGAACCTGACGTCGTCCCTCGACTCATCAACCACCTGTTCATCAACGTTCTCGGACACGGTGAGAGCCACTACGAGCAGGAGAACGATTGGAACGACATTATCTTCCGGGACGACGATGGGAACGCAGTCATAGTCGTCGAAGCAAAACGTCGCTCTATTAACGTTGAAGAAGGCGTTGAACAAGGGTTCGAGTACTGTGGTGAGCGCAACTACGTCGAATATTTCGTCTCCACCAACATCGACAAGTTCCGGCTCTACAAGACCTGTAGCCCGGACGATGAGGATGCAATAACTCACGGTGGATTCACCGCGAAACTCATCGCAGACATCAACTTTGAGGCATTGGTGAACGCGGACACTGGGCGCGCACTCACATCTGAAGTAGACATCGCGGAGTACCAGGATCTGCTGGAGTTGAACAAACTCCGGCGAGAAGAAGTAGCAGATATCTCGAAATTCGATGAGTTCGACCTTCCCTCGGGGCAGATACAGAGTGTTTCAACGGACGGGGGGTTTGAAAACCTGCTCAATGCATTGGAGAAGGCGATTAACGAGTACTTTATGCCGTACTCGCTCAAGAAGTTCGATGAGTTCGAGGAGAAACACCACGCATTGAGCGAGCGCCACCAGCAACTCACGGATGAGATCGACACTGTTCGCAGTCCCGATAGTACAAACGAGGAAGAGGTTGCGGAGCTCCGTCAGCAAATTTCTGAACTCAAGGAAGACTGGGAGCCTTACCGCAGGTTCTGGGAAGACTATAAGGTTTGGAAGCAACTCTCGAACCGTGTTGGAGAGGAAGAAGCGGAAAATAAGCGGATTTTCTGTCGTGAGTCAGTCTACACGCAAATCAACAAGATTCTCTTTATTCGCATCGCGGAGGATAAGAACCTGCTGAATACGATGGTGTCGAACGGTGGCGTGCATCGTTACTTCGACTTCTGGAGTGATTACGCGAAGTATACTGGTCCGCAGCGAGACTACCGAGATCTGTTCGATGCTGCGTGTACCGAGATGACGGAGATTTACGAGCACCTGTTCTCCGGATCTATCTTCGATTGGGAACTCCGTAACGGGGGTGGACTCAACGAGATCTTCCAGAAGACGTTCTGGCACCTCAACCACTATGACTTCGAGGGCGTAGACAGGGACCTTCTCGGGACGCTCTACGAGCAACACCTCCCAAAGGAGGAGAGGCAAACCCTCGGGGAGTTCTATACACCAACAGAGGTTGTGAACTTCATATTGGATAGGCTGGACTATACCGCTGACAAACCTATCGAGAACAAGGACGTGCTCGATCCTGCTACTGGCTCTGGGACATTCCTTGTGCAGGCGGCAAATCGCCTCGTTGGCCGATTAGAGTCTAAGGGAGTCGAGCCGAAGGAAGCACTGGAGATTGTGCAGAAGCGGCTTCACGGACTGGATATCAACCCGTTCGCTGTCAATATCGCTCAAATCAACCTTGTTTTCCAGATTGTTGACCTGTACCGCGACGTCAAGGAGGAACATCCGGAGTACACGATTGACAACTTCAAAATATACCAAACAGACTCGCTGAAGCGTGGGGTTGACACAAAGATCTCTGGGTTTCATTCGGACTCGATTATTCGGAAGTACCAGCAGGACAAGCAAGAAGCAGACGCCATCAAGAGTGGGAGTTATGACATCGTCGTAGGAAACCCCCCTTACGTCTACTACAACGATATACCCAAGGGTCAGAGGGAGACGTACAACAAGGCGTTCCCCAGTGCTGCGCACCGGCAGTACGACATGCTGATCTTGTTCATCGATTCCGTTCGTGACTGGCTCAATCCCGGTGGTGAGGTGGGGTACATCACGTCGAACAAGTTCATCACCAACCAGTACGGTGAGAAACTCCGGAAGAACCTCCCCCGGTACGTCTACCTCAAGGAGTTCATCGACTTCGCCGATGCAGGTGTGTTTGAAGACGCAGTGAATTACCCGTGTGTGTTCGTGATGGAGCGAAAAACAAGCGAGGAGGAAGCGAACACAGAGGAGTATAAGTTTCCGTTCGTGGGTGTAGAGGAGGAGATGGGCGATGTCGCTGCGCTCCTTAACCACATCAAAGGCCACCTTGGGGAGGAGTACTCAGATGAGTACATCAACGCCTTCCCTGTCTCCTCTGAGAGTCTTGAAGAGCAGTCCTGGAAGATGATTCCCAGCGAGGACAGCACTGTGTTGAACGCTATCCAGGATGGATCGGGGAATCAAGAGTTTGCTAATTTATGTGATAGAATCGAGACAGGGATGCAGCCTGGGAGACTGCCTCCGTACCTCGTGACTGATGAGGTAATCAAGGAGAAGGATCTTGAGGAGGAGATTATTTACCCTGTGCTGGAGGGGAAAGAGATTCGTCGATGGCGAGAGCCGACGCCTACTCGCAAAGTCATCTATGCGCATTCAGACCTAGATATCGACGATTATCCGAATATCAAGGAGCATCTCCGTGGGTACCGAGAGGAACTTGAGGAGCGAACCACTATTAACAATTGGTGGGAGCTTCGGAGGGGCCGCCCGGGAGCGGTTACGGATGAAAAGAAGATCATTACTCCGGACATCGCGTACTACAACAACTTCACGTTCGTCGATGGGGAGATTCACCTTCTGAACACTATCTATTACGCCGTTCCCAAAAACGAGGCTGACTACGATTTCCTCGCAGGTCTTTCGAATAGTATTGTCATGCAGTTCTACATGCGGATGGAAGCTCCGACGTACCGTGGTTCGTACCTTCGATATTATGGGAACGTGTGGGGGTCGCTCCCGCTGCCTGACTCAGATGGTTCCGGCCTAAAGGAGGATATCGCTGAGAAGACACAGGAGATTATCGACTTCGTGAATAGTCTTGAGACGGCTGACGAGGTACTTCAGAATCCACGGAAAGTGTACGAGAGCTTCGACGTGGAAACGCTCCCGTTGACAGAGCACCGCGCGATTAAATCATTCAATCTCAGTAGTGTGAAGATTGAGGAACCTGTTGTTGACGGGAACAAAATCACGTTCCAGAATCTGTCTGTAGAGATTGAGTTCTTCGACGAGTACAGCGAGTTCCAAGAGTTGGTACTTGAGTTCTTGAACGTGAAGACGTTCGAGATGGCGGATGAGATCAAGAAAATCGAACTTCCGGAGGACGAGTCGGTGCTCCCTGAGATTATGGAACGGCTGCAGTTGATTCAGGTTGAGTTGGAGGATGCAGGTGCAGAGATGAGGGGGTTGCAGGAGGAGTTGGATAATCTCGTTATGGATCTCTACGGCTTCGATGATGAGGCACGGGAGTTGATTCGGGAACGGACTGAAGCGCCGACGAATCCGCTGGACACGCGCGTCGTGCTTGATTAG
- a CDS encoding PadR family transcriptional regulator, whose translation MYDLTGFQRDILYVISGQEEPHGLAIKEELEQYYESEVHHGRLYPNLDQLVDKGLVEKGEVDRRTNFYAITSRGIRELEARREWENQYLDERLSDRQQ comes from the coding sequence GTGTACGACCTTACTGGCTTTCAACGCGATATACTGTACGTCATTTCCGGGCAAGAGGAACCACACGGATTAGCAATCAAAGAGGAACTCGAGCAGTATTACGAGTCTGAGGTGCATCATGGACGCTTGTATCCAAATCTAGACCAGCTTGTTGACAAAGGATTGGTCGAAAAGGGCGAGGTCGATCGCCGAACCAATTTTTACGCGATCACGTCCCGCGGTATTCGCGAACTGGAGGCACGACGGGAGTGGGAAAACCAGTACCTTGACGAGAGACTCTCCGATCGGCAACAGTAG
- a CDS encoding nucleotidyltransferase domain-containing protein, with protein MAKQDITVCMDAYPDANSNVFRIGAADEILRLLADAHDTEFTIPELVDATEVTRSTVWRAVDLLESIGTIQIRETPQRNYIAINPDRLQKDDPILAIPQSEFQVPVRTFVDRVQAAVTDADDVDGLLGIVVFGSVARGEADRQSDIDCFIVVDGNRTTARRLITDVSADLQTERFDGDRFVFEPYVESAESARRASSKLREIFAEGVTVYGSDQLDSLRKTVVTDE; from the coding sequence ATGGCGAAACAGGATATAACAGTCTGTATGGATGCGTATCCAGACGCGAATAGCAACGTCTTTCGGATCGGAGCTGCAGATGAGATTCTCCGGCTGCTAGCCGATGCCCACGACACGGAGTTTACGATCCCTGAACTCGTTGACGCCACGGAAGTAACCCGTTCGACGGTCTGGCGGGCCGTCGACCTTCTCGAGAGTATTGGTACCATACAGATTCGAGAGACACCACAACGGAACTACATCGCGATTAACCCAGATCGGCTCCAGAAAGACGATCCGATCCTCGCCATTCCACAGTCGGAGTTCCAGGTGCCAGTTCGGACATTTGTGGACCGCGTACAAGCAGCGGTCACTGATGCCGACGACGTTGACGGACTACTCGGTATCGTCGTCTTTGGGAGTGTCGCACGTGGCGAGGCTGACCGCCAGAGCGACATCGATTGCTTCATTGTCGTCGATGGCAACCGGACGACAGCCCGCCGTCTGATTACCGACGTCAGTGCTGATCTCCAGACCGAACGTTTCGACGGTGACCGGTTCGTGTTCGAGCCGTACGTCGAATCCGCGGAGAGCGCACGCAGAGCCAGCTCAAAACTCCGTGAGATCTTCGCTGAAGGAGTTACAGTGTACGGAAGCGATCAACTCGACTCGCTCCGAAAGACGGTGGTCACCGATGAGTAG
- a CDS encoding PIN domain-containing protein, with amino-acid sequence MSGCVFDTEAIIAYLYDEPGRSFVERYLRDVRDGAAEGLLAETNAGEVLYRVARFEGIDDKPTTGSLRTADRDISVAEAHGVSPAHNTDADGLYLNESTRRQVRGAYEQPTEDGTTYFPSYLVVLYREPND; translated from the coding sequence ATGAGCGGTTGCGTCTTTGACACCGAAGCGATCATCGCATACCTCTACGACGAGCCAGGTCGAAGCTTCGTCGAACGGTATCTTCGAGACGTTCGTGATGGGGCTGCCGAAGGCCTGCTGGCAGAAACCAACGCTGGTGAAGTACTCTATCGCGTTGCTCGCTTCGAAGGGATTGACGACAAACCAACGACAGGCTCGCTTCGTACTGCCGATCGTGACATCTCGGTTGCGGAGGCTCATGGCGTTTCACCTGCCCACAATACGGATGCTGACGGCCTGTATCTAAACGAGTCCACACGTCGCCAAGTACGGGGCGCTTATGAACAACCAACCGAAGATGGTACAACATATTTCCCTAGTTATCTGGTCGTTCTCTACAGAGAGCCCAATGACTGA